GAGCTCACTTACGGCATCGAACGAATCGCCATGTATCTCCAAGGCGTCGAGAGTGTTTACGACCTTAAGTGGGCTCCGTCCGGCATTACCTACGGCGACATCTTTCATGCTTCCGAGGTCGAGTGGTGCAAATACAATTTCGAGGCCGCCGACACAAACAAACTGCTGCATGTGTTTGACCTGTGGGAGGCCGAAGCCACTCGCCTGCTCGAACTGGGCCTTATCATGCCCGCCTACGACCACTGCCTGCGCCTTTCCCACCTGTTCAATCTGTTGGATGCCCGCGGCGCTCTTTCGGTAACGGAGCGGGGTAGGTTCCTTCTTCGTTGCAGGGCAGTTGCGGAACGGTGTGCAAAGGGGTTCCTCGAGCAGCGCCAGGAAAGAGGCTATCCGTTGTGCCGTCTGCCGCGTCCAGGTGTGCCTGAAGAGGTAAAACCCCTAAAGGCCACGCCCGAAACATTCGCCGAACGCGACACGCTCCTGCTCGAGATCGGCGTCGAGGAATTGCCCCATTCCGACGTCAAGGCGGTTCGCGCCCAGTTTCCCGCACTCCTACACAAGTTCTTTGCTGAGGAACGTCTCGGCCACGGGGCGGTCACCGTATGGGTTACGCCCAGGCGCATCGTTGCCAAGATAGACGACTGCGTTTCCCACCAGCAAGATGTGGTTGAGGAAGCCCGAGGCCCGGCGCGAAAAGCGGCACAGGACGCGGCCGGCAATTGGACGGTTGCCGCCCGGAAATTCGCGGAGTCCAAAGGGGCCGCGGTCGAGGACATCTATTTCCAGGAGCAAGGCAAAGCGGAGTATTGCTTTCTGAAGGTGGCGCACAGAGGGCGTCACATCACCGAGTTGTTGTCCGGTATTGTCACGAAGCTGATCGCCGGTCTCCAGTTCACGAAGTCCATGGGCTGGGAAGACAGCACAGTCGCCTTCTCGCGTCCCATACGCTGGCTCCTGGCCCTGCACGGCGCCAGCCCGGTGCCGGTTTCCTGGAAATTCGTGGAAGCGGGCGCGTTTTCCGCGGAACGCCTACTGCACTCCGGCACCGTCTCCTATGGCCACCGCCGGCTTGCCGCAGGACCCATCGAAATCCCTTCCGCCAAAGACTACCTCGCCGCGATGAAACGGCATTTCGTGCTTCCGGTACGCGAAGAACGCATGGCGCTTCTGCGCAACGAAGCGGAGAGACTCGCCGCCGCCGAAGAGCTTCACCTCGAAGAAGACGAAGAGTTGTTCGAGGAGATCATCGACATCGCGGAATGGCCCGAACCCGTTATCTGTACCATTCCCGAGGAGGCCTTGGTGCTCCCCGAGGAAATCGTCATTACCCCGATGAAGGTGTATCAGCGGTATATACCCTTGCGCGATGCGAAGGGGACCCTCTGCAGGCATTTCCTTGCCGTTGCCAACGGGAAACACGATGAAGAAGGCCGCGTAACCATCCGTCACGGGAACGAGCGCGTGCTCAACGCGCGGCTCCGCGACGCACGGTATTTCTGGGATACCGACACCAAAAAACCGCTCCGCGATTTCGCTCAGGGCTTGTCGCGTGTCTTGTTCCATCAGAAACTTGGCTCGGTCGCGGACAAGATCGCCCGGCTTCACAAGCTGTACGCGGCCCTCAAAGGTGTGTTGCCCCGAGTGGATGACGCTCAGATGGCCCAGGTCCTTGACCTGATGAAAGCCGATCTCACTACGCAGATGGTCTTTGAATTCGATTCGCTCGAGGGCGTGGTTGGAATGCTCTACGCCCGAAAGGAAGGGCTTCGTGAGGAGATAGCGCGAGCCCTCTTTGAACACCGCCTGCCCCGCCGCGCCGATGATGCGCTGCCTGAAAGCCCGCTGGGGGTGTCGGCCGCGCTTCTCGACCGGCTCGATACGTTAGCCGGGTATTTTGGCATAGGCGTGCGCGTCAAGGGTACCAGCGACCCCTTCGGCCTCCGAAGGAACACGCTGGCATTGCTCTCGATCGTCCGCGAATGCGCTCTGGATATCGACCTGAGACAAGCGTTCCGCACCGCGATGGGAATCTACGGTGAGATGATCCCCGAGCCCGAAGTCGCCGTGGAAGGATTGCTTCAGTTCGCGAAGGATCGCTTGGCCGTCATCAACCGCGAAGAGGGCATCCCCTACGACTACGTTGCAGCGGCTATTGCGCCCCACGGCCACAGGCCGGTCCAGGTTCGCAACTGTCTCTCAGCCATGGCGGGTCTCGAAGAGGGGCAGGTTCAGAATCTTGCCGAACAGACCAAGCGTATCCAGCGGATCGCCAAAGACCCCGCGCCGAAGATCGACCCCGCGCTTCTGGATGAAAATGAGAAGGCCCTCTTCGAAATATCCAATAGCCCGAGCGCAACCGTTCTCGCCCACGTGGCATCCGGCAAGTTCGGCGAGGCGTTTTCCGAGTTGCTCTCCTGGATGCCCGTTATCCAGGCGTATTTTGAGGAGGTCTTCGTCAATCATGACGATGACCGGATTCGCCGAAACCGGCACGCCCTTCTCAATGCGGTTTACGGCGTCATCCTGGCGGTGGCGGATCTCACCCAGATCGAGAAGAAGGAGACTGTTTCGGAATGACCCGTCGGGAGACCGGTGCGAAGATTGATTACGACACAATCGCGCGGCGGTACGATACGTTCCGGAAGGGTGGGGGACCATACCTGCCGCTGTTGGTGGCATTGGCTCAGGCACATGCTGCCCAGCGGGTACTCGAAGTGGGAGCAGGCACGGGCAATAACACGGTTCTTTTCGAGAAGGCATATCCTGAGGCCTTCCTCATCACATGTGATTTGTCGTGGGGCATGATCGAGCGCGCGAGAGAGAAACAGACACCCGGCGCATGGGTGCAGGCCGATGCTCATTTTCTGCCCCTCGCCGCGCAATCCGTCGATTTCTGTTTCGGCTGTTTCATGCTGCATTACATCTCCGACTTGGGCGCATTCTTCCGCGACTGCGCGCGTGTTCTCCGGCGGGGATGTGCCGCGTTTGTTACCGCCTCGCATG
The Candidatus Hydrogenedentota bacterium DNA segment above includes these coding regions:
- the glyS gene encoding glycine--tRNA ligase subunit beta, with translation MTVQEVLQTLNEFWASRGCILWQPYHTEVGAGTSNPATFLRVLGPEPWWVAYPEPSIRPTDGRYGENPNRLQHYYQYQVILKPSPTNVQELYLQSLEALGIDLTRHDYRFVEDNWQSPSLGAWGLGWEAWLDGMEILQFTYFQECGGLKLDVRACELTYGIERIAMYLQGVESVYDLKWAPSGITYGDIFHASEVEWCKYNFEAADTNKLLHVFDLWEAEATRLLELGLIMPAYDHCLRLSHLFNLLDARGALSVTERGRFLLRCRAVAERCAKGFLEQRQERGYPLCRLPRPGVPEEVKPLKATPETFAERDTLLLEIGVEELPHSDVKAVRAQFPALLHKFFAEERLGHGAVTVWVTPRRIVAKIDDCVSHQQDVVEEARGPARKAAQDAAGNWTVAARKFAESKGAAVEDIYFQEQGKAEYCFLKVAHRGRHITELLSGIVTKLIAGLQFTKSMGWEDSTVAFSRPIRWLLALHGASPVPVSWKFVEAGAFSAERLLHSGTVSYGHRRLAAGPIEIPSAKDYLAAMKRHFVLPVREERMALLRNEAERLAAAEELHLEEDEELFEEIIDIAEWPEPVICTIPEEALVLPEEIVITPMKVYQRYIPLRDAKGTLCRHFLAVANGKHDEEGRVTIRHGNERVLNARLRDARYFWDTDTKKPLRDFAQGLSRVLFHQKLGSVADKIARLHKLYAALKGVLPRVDDAQMAQVLDLMKADLTTQMVFEFDSLEGVVGMLYARKEGLREEIARALFEHRLPRRADDALPESPLGVSAALLDRLDTLAGYFGIGVRVKGTSDPFGLRRNTLALLSIVRECALDIDLRQAFRTAMGIYGEMIPEPEVAVEGLLQFAKDRLAVINREEGIPYDYVAAAIAPHGHRPVQVRNCLSAMAGLEEGQVQNLAEQTKRIQRIAKDPAPKIDPALLDENEKALFEISNSPSATVLAHVASGKFGEAFSELLSWMPVIQAYFEEVFVNHDDDRIRRNRHALLNAVYGVILAVADLTQIEKKETVSE
- a CDS encoding class I SAM-dependent methyltransferase, which codes for MTRRETGAKIDYDTIARRYDTFRKGGGPYLPLLVALAQAHAAQRVLEVGAGTGNNTVLFEKAYPEAFLITCDLSWGMIERAREKQTPGAWVQADAHFLPLAAQSVDFCFGCFMLHYISDLGAFFRDCARVLRRGCAAFVTASHEFIERHPMNCYFPSFAAVDKARFPSLETIRDALNDVGFRNVSDRHIQTAPQPIDEAYLRRVENQFISTYALLPEDEFKTGLARLREDIKSKGRLETGLVWESVTIWGEKDTP